Proteins encoded by one window of Halobaculum halobium:
- a CDS encoding recombinase family protein, producing MTVACYTRVSTAKQNLERQLTSTKQYAEDTLGASLAEIEVYRDKSSGTNTARDAYQRLMSDAEAGEIDAVVAHEVSRVARSITDLERTAERLRELASSCTSSPSRW from the coding sequence GTGACCGTCGCCTGTTACACCCGCGTTTCCACCGCGAAGCAGAACCTCGAACGGCAGTTGACTTCGACGAAGCAGTACGCCGAGGACACCCTCGGCGCGTCGCTCGCCGAGATCGAGGTCTACCGCGACAAGTCGAGTGGCACCAACACCGCCCGCGACGCCTACCAGCGGCTCATGTCCGACGCGGAGGCCGGCGAGATCGACGCCGTCGTTGCGCACGAGGTCTCGCGCGTCGCCCGCTCCATCACCGACCTGGAGCGCACCGCCGAGCGGCTGCGAGAGCTGGCGTCGAGCTGCACATCGTCTCCGAGTCGCTGGTGA